A portion of the Suricata suricatta isolate VVHF042 chromosome 11, meerkat_22Aug2017_6uvM2_HiC, whole genome shotgun sequence genome contains these proteins:
- the SSH3 gene encoding protein phosphatase Slingshot homolog 3 isoform X1 produces MALVTVSRSPPASGHSTPVGPTDQVSKRRSRLQRRQSFAVLRGAVLGLQDGEDNGEAADAGPEAVEGPPGEEQPHGDQIDDGQGPQSPRKQEQSQHLHLMVELLRPQDDIRLAAQLEAARPPRLRYLLVVSTREHQSQEETVLLGVDFADSSSPSCTLGLVLPLWSDTQVYLDGDGGFSVTSGGQSRIFKPISLQTMWATLQVLHQACEAALGSGLVPGGSALTWAGYYQDRLSSDQSCLNEWMAMADLESLRPPSAEPGRPSEQEQMEQAIRAELWEVLDTSDLESVTSKEIRQALEARLGRPLQQHRDFIDNQMLLLMAQQDRASRIFPHLYLGSEWNAANLEELQRNRVSHILNVAREIDNFYPERFIYHNVRLWDEESAQLLPHWKETHRFVEAARAQGTRVLVHCKMGVSRSAATVVAYAMKQYGWGLEQALRHVQELRPVARPNPGFLRQLQTYQGILTASRQSHVWEQKAGGASPEEPLAPEVSPPFPPLPPEPGGSGEAKALGLEEGQSALKEEPGPRPRINLRGVMRSISLLEPSSELDGTSGASDLPEVFSSNESSEEDPPEPFPQPSKAKGGGPARKGPWPALKSHQSVAALSSAALVASRTRALQEQEEAGCSSTRRLRKVVRQASMDGSGEEGEA; encoded by the exons ATGGCCCTGGTCACAGTGAGCCGCTCCCCCCCGGCCAGCGGCCACTCCACGCCTGTGGGGCCCACG GACCAGGTATCCAAGCGGAGAAGCCGGCTCCAGCGAAG ACAGAGCTTTGCAGTGCTCCGCGGGGCCGTCCTGGGCCTGCAGGACGGAGAGGACAATGGAGAAGCAGCTGACGCTGGCCCTGAGGCCGTGGAGGGACCCCCGGGCGAAGAACAGCCCCACGGGGACCAGATAGACGATGGACAGGGGCCCCAGAGTCCCCGGAAGCAGGAGCAGAGCCAGCACCTGCACCTCATGGTGGAACTGCTGAGACCACAGGACGACATCCGCCTG GCAGCCCAGCTGGAGGCAGCCCGGCCCCCTCGGCTCCGCTACCTGCTGGTAGTTTCCACGAGAGAACATCAGAGCCAGGAGGAGACGGTCCTTCTGGGAGTGGACTTCGCCGACAGCAG CTCCCCGAGCTGCACCCTGGGCCTGGTCTTGCCCCTCTGGAGTGACACCCAGGTGTACCTTGATGGAGACGG GGGCTTCAGTGTGACGTCCGGTGGGCAAAGCCGAATCTTCAAGCCGATCTCCCTCCAGACCATGTG GGCCACACTCCAGGTGTTGCACCAGGCCTGTGAGGCGGCTCTGGGCAGCGGTCTTGTGCCAGGAGGCAGTGCCCTTACCTGGGCCGGATACTACCAGGACAGACTGAGCTCTGACCAGAGCTGCCTCAACGAGTGGATGGCCATGGCCGACCTGGAGTCTCTGCGGCCACCCAGCGCCGAGCCTGGCCG GCCCTCAGAACAGGAGCAGATGGAGCAGGCGATCCGGGCTGAGCTCTGGGAGGTGCTGGACACCAGTGACCTGGAGAGCGTCACTTCCAAAGAG ATCCGCCAGGCCCTGGAGGCCCGCCTGGGCCGGCCCCTCCAACAGCACCGTGACTTCATTGACAACCAGATGCTGCTGCTCATGGCCCAGCAGGACCGCGCCTCCCGCATCTTCCCCCACCTCTACCTG gGCTCAGAGTGGAACGCGGCCAACCTGGAGGAGCTACAACGAAACAG GGTCAGCCACATCTTGAACGTGGCCCGTGAGATCGACAACTTCTACCCCGAGCGCTTCATCTACCACAATGTGCGCCTCTGGGATGAGGAGTCAGCCCAGCTGCTGCCCCACTGGAAGGAGACACACCGCTTTGTGGAGGCTGCGAG AGCCCAGGGCACTCGGGTGCTAGTGCACTGCAAGATGGGTGTCAGCCGCTCGGCCGCCACGGTGGTGGCTTACGCCATGAAGCAGTACGGCTGGGGTCTGGAGCAGGCCCTGCGCCACGTGCAGGAGCTCCGGCCCGTCGCCCGCCCCAACCCAGGCTTTCTGCGCCAGCTGCAGACCTACCAGGGCATCCTGACGGCCAG CCGGCAGAGCCATGTCTGGGAGCAGAAAGCGGGTGGAGCTTCCCCAGAGGAGCCCCTCGCCCCCGAGGTGTCTCCGCCATTCCCACCTCTTCCGCCCGAAccggggggcagtggggaggcgaAGGCTCTGGGTTTGGAGGAGGGCCAGTCAGCCCTGAAAGAAGAGCCTGGCCCACGGCCCCGTATCAACCTCCGAGGGGTCATGAGGTCCATCAGCCTCCTAGAGCCTTCCTCGGAGCTGGACGGCACTTCAGGGGCCAGTGACCTGCCTGAG GTGTTTTCTTCAAATGAGTCTTCAGAAGAAGACCCCCCAGAGCCCTTCCCTCAGCCCTCCAAGGCCAAGGGAGGAGGGCCGGCTCGCAAGGGGCCTTGGCCTGCCTTGAAGTCCCACCAGTCCGTGGCTGCCCTCAGCAGCGCCGCCCTGGTGGCCAGCCGGACCCGGGCCttgcaggagcaggaggaggcgGGCTGTTCCTCCACTCGCAGGCTCCGGAAGGTGGTGAGGCAGGCCAGCATGGATGGCAGCGGGGAGGAGGGTGAGGCTTGA
- the SSH3 gene encoding protein phosphatase Slingshot homolog 3 isoform X2, with protein MALVTVSRSPPASGHSTPVGPTDQVSKRRSRLQRRQSFAVLRGAVLGLQDGEDNGEAADAGPEAVEGPPGEEQPHGDQIDDGQGPQSPRKQEQSQHLHLMVELLRPQDDIRLAAQLEAARPPRLRYLLVVSTREHQSQEETVLLGVDFADSSSPSCTLGLVLPLWSDTQVYLDGDGGFSVTSGGQSRIFKPISLQTMWATLQVLHQACEAALGSGLVPGGSALTWAGYYQDRLSSDQSCLNEWMAMADLESLRPPSAEPGRPSEQEQMEQAIRAELWEVLDTSDLESVTSKEIRQALEARLGRPLQQHRDFIDNQMLLLMAQQDRASRIFPHLYLGSEWNAANLEELQRNRVSHILNVAREIDNFYPERFIYHNVRLWDEESAQLLPHWKETHRFVEAASRQSHVWEQKAGGASPEEPLAPEVSPPFPPLPPEPGGSGEAKALGLEEGQSALKEEPGPRPRINLRGVMRSISLLEPSSELDGTSGASDLPEVFSSNESSEEDPPEPFPQPSKAKGGGPARKGPWPALKSHQSVAALSSAALVASRTRALQEQEEAGCSSTRRLRKVVRQASMDGSGEEGEA; from the exons ATGGCCCTGGTCACAGTGAGCCGCTCCCCCCCGGCCAGCGGCCACTCCACGCCTGTGGGGCCCACG GACCAGGTATCCAAGCGGAGAAGCCGGCTCCAGCGAAG ACAGAGCTTTGCAGTGCTCCGCGGGGCCGTCCTGGGCCTGCAGGACGGAGAGGACAATGGAGAAGCAGCTGACGCTGGCCCTGAGGCCGTGGAGGGACCCCCGGGCGAAGAACAGCCCCACGGGGACCAGATAGACGATGGACAGGGGCCCCAGAGTCCCCGGAAGCAGGAGCAGAGCCAGCACCTGCACCTCATGGTGGAACTGCTGAGACCACAGGACGACATCCGCCTG GCAGCCCAGCTGGAGGCAGCCCGGCCCCCTCGGCTCCGCTACCTGCTGGTAGTTTCCACGAGAGAACATCAGAGCCAGGAGGAGACGGTCCTTCTGGGAGTGGACTTCGCCGACAGCAG CTCCCCGAGCTGCACCCTGGGCCTGGTCTTGCCCCTCTGGAGTGACACCCAGGTGTACCTTGATGGAGACGG GGGCTTCAGTGTGACGTCCGGTGGGCAAAGCCGAATCTTCAAGCCGATCTCCCTCCAGACCATGTG GGCCACACTCCAGGTGTTGCACCAGGCCTGTGAGGCGGCTCTGGGCAGCGGTCTTGTGCCAGGAGGCAGTGCCCTTACCTGGGCCGGATACTACCAGGACAGACTGAGCTCTGACCAGAGCTGCCTCAACGAGTGGATGGCCATGGCCGACCTGGAGTCTCTGCGGCCACCCAGCGCCGAGCCTGGCCG GCCCTCAGAACAGGAGCAGATGGAGCAGGCGATCCGGGCTGAGCTCTGGGAGGTGCTGGACACCAGTGACCTGGAGAGCGTCACTTCCAAAGAG ATCCGCCAGGCCCTGGAGGCCCGCCTGGGCCGGCCCCTCCAACAGCACCGTGACTTCATTGACAACCAGATGCTGCTGCTCATGGCCCAGCAGGACCGCGCCTCCCGCATCTTCCCCCACCTCTACCTG gGCTCAGAGTGGAACGCGGCCAACCTGGAGGAGCTACAACGAAACAG GGTCAGCCACATCTTGAACGTGGCCCGTGAGATCGACAACTTCTACCCCGAGCGCTTCATCTACCACAATGTGCGCCTCTGGGATGAGGAGTCAGCCCAGCTGCTGCCCCACTGGAAGGAGACACACCGCTTTGTGGAGGCTGCGAG CCGGCAGAGCCATGTCTGGGAGCAGAAAGCGGGTGGAGCTTCCCCAGAGGAGCCCCTCGCCCCCGAGGTGTCTCCGCCATTCCCACCTCTTCCGCCCGAAccggggggcagtggggaggcgaAGGCTCTGGGTTTGGAGGAGGGCCAGTCAGCCCTGAAAGAAGAGCCTGGCCCACGGCCCCGTATCAACCTCCGAGGGGTCATGAGGTCCATCAGCCTCCTAGAGCCTTCCTCGGAGCTGGACGGCACTTCAGGGGCCAGTGACCTGCCTGAG GTGTTTTCTTCAAATGAGTCTTCAGAAGAAGACCCCCCAGAGCCCTTCCCTCAGCCCTCCAAGGCCAAGGGAGGAGGGCCGGCTCGCAAGGGGCCTTGGCCTGCCTTGAAGTCCCACCAGTCCGTGGCTGCCCTCAGCAGCGCCGCCCTGGTGGCCAGCCGGACCCGGGCCttgcaggagcaggaggaggcgGGCTGTTCCTCCACTCGCAGGCTCCGGAAGGTGGTGAGGCAGGCCAGCATGGATGGCAGCGGGGAGGAGGGTGAGGCTTGA